From a region of the Sulfuriferula plumbiphila genome:
- a CDS encoding formyltransferase — MTRAVVFAYHDVGVRCLSVLLDAGVEVALVVTHTDAPGETIWFDSVAQVAARYDIPAVTPDDPNTPEFVETIRALAPDFLFSFYYRQMLKAPLLALPRRGALNMHGSLLPQYRGRVPVNWAIIHGERETGATLHYMTVKPDAGHIVDQQAVPILGDDTAADVFRKVTCAAEITLHRALPGLIAGTAHATPQDLSQGGYFGARRAEHGRIDWSQSASTIHNLIRAVAPPYPGAYTTVQGMPLRILRSRVVGDHPAARASPTLYCDQDACHVLCGGGGTLRILELELDDEAIRPADFYQRYGAGPFPL, encoded by the coding sequence GTGACCCGCGCCGTGGTATTTGCCTATCATGACGTCGGCGTGCGCTGCCTGTCGGTGCTGCTCGACGCGGGTGTGGAAGTGGCGCTGGTGGTCACTCACACCGACGCGCCGGGCGAAACCATCTGGTTCGACAGCGTGGCGCAAGTTGCCGCGCGCTACGACATCCCTGCCGTCACCCCCGACGACCCCAATACGCCGGAATTCGTGGAAACAATCCGCGCGCTGGCACCGGATTTTCTGTTCTCGTTCTACTACAGGCAGATGCTCAAGGCGCCGTTGCTGGCGCTGCCCAGGCGCGGCGCATTGAACATGCATGGCTCGCTGCTGCCGCAATACCGTGGCCGGGTGCCGGTGAACTGGGCAATCATCCACGGCGAGCGCGAGACCGGCGCAACCCTGCATTACATGACCGTAAAACCTGACGCCGGGCATATCGTGGATCAGCAGGCGGTACCGATTTTAGGGGATGACACGGCGGCCGACGTATTCCGCAAAGTCACCTGTGCCGCTGAAATCACCCTGCACCGTGCCTTGCCAGGCCTGATCGCAGGAACTGCGCACGCTACCCCGCAGGACTTGAGCCAGGGCGGTTACTTTGGCGCACGCCGCGCCGAGCATGGTCGCATCGACTGGTCGCAATCGGCCAGCACCATCCACAACCTGATCCGCGCCGTGGCGCCGCCGTATCCGGGCGCATACACCACGGTGCAGGGAATGCCGCTGCGTATTTTGCGCAGCCGGGTAGTGGGCGACCATCCCGCTGCCCGCGCCAGTCCGACATTGTATTGTGACCAGGATGCCTGCCATGTCCTCTGCGGCGGCGGCGGCACCCTGCGTATTCTTGAACTGGAGCTGGACGATGAAGCCATCCGTCCCGCTGATTTTTACCAGCGCTACGGAGCCGGACCCTTCCCGCTCTGA
- a CDS encoding SMR family transporter — protein sequence MSAVSWILVLSGVLLNACAQLLLKAGTNSVGTFAFNAGNLLPVGIKLATEPHILGGLACYVISVVVWIMALSRVEVSLAYPMLSIGYVVNALAAWWLFGEALTLERLAGIGVIIFGVFLLART from the coding sequence ATGAGCGCGGTGAGCTGGATACTGGTTCTGTCGGGCGTGCTGCTCAATGCCTGCGCCCAGCTGCTGCTCAAGGCCGGCACCAACAGCGTCGGCACATTTGCCTTCAATGCCGGCAACCTGCTGCCGGTAGGGATCAAGCTCGCCACCGAGCCGCATATCCTGGGCGGCCTGGCTTGTTACGTGATCAGCGTAGTGGTGTGGATCATGGCGCTGTCGCGCGTCGAGGTCAGCCTGGCTTACCCGATGCTCTCGATCGGCTACGTGGTCAACGCGCTGGCGGCGTGGTGGCTGTTTGGCGAGGCGCTCACGCTGGAGCGCCTCGCCGGCATCGGCGTAATTATTTTCGGCGTGTTTTTGCTGGCTAGAACCTGA
- a CDS encoding glycosyltransferase: MSTMQLSVVIPVYNEEAGLDVLFARLYPALDALNLSYEVIFINDGSRDRSAAMLREQYERRPEVTRVVLLAGNFGQHMAIMAGFSRCRGERVVTLDADLQNPPEEIGKLLARMDEGYDYVGGVRQQRQDSPWRRYGSWAMNKVRERITHVVMSDQGCMLRAYSREVIAAINHSQEVNTFIPALAYTYARNPGEVQVAHEERAAGESKYSLYKLIRLNFDLVTGFSLVPLQIFSMVGLGLSLLSALFVVYLGLRRIFVGPEVAGVFTLFAIVFFLLGVVLFGIGLLGEYTGRIYQQVRQRPRYLIEAVLEQPGAGQP; encoded by the coding sequence ATGAGCACCATGCAGCTATCCGTCGTCATCCCGGTATACAACGAGGAGGCCGGGCTCGACGTGCTGTTCGCCCGCCTGTATCCGGCGCTGGATGCGCTGAATCTGAGTTACGAGGTCATTTTCATCAACGACGGCAGCCGCGACCGTTCCGCCGCGATGCTGCGCGAACAATATGAGCGTCGCCCGGAGGTGACGCGGGTGGTGCTGCTGGCCGGAAATTTCGGCCAGCATATGGCGATCATGGCCGGGTTCTCGCGCTGCCGGGGCGAGCGCGTGGTGACGCTCGACGCCGACCTGCAAAACCCGCCGGAAGAAATCGGCAAACTGCTGGCGCGCATGGACGAAGGCTACGACTACGTCGGCGGCGTGCGCCAGCAACGCCAGGATTCGCCGTGGCGGCGCTACGGCTCGTGGGCGATGAACAAGGTGCGCGAGCGCATCACCCACGTAGTGATGTCGGACCAGGGCTGCATGTTGCGCGCCTACAGCCGCGAGGTGATTGCGGCAATCAATCACAGTCAAGAGGTCAATACCTTCATTCCGGCGCTGGCCTACACCTACGCGCGCAACCCCGGCGAGGTGCAAGTCGCGCACGAGGAACGTGCGGCGGGCGAATCGAAATATTCGCTGTACAAGCTGATCCGCCTCAATTTCGATCTGGTGACGGGATTCTCATTGGTGCCGCTGCAGATATTTTCCATGGTCGGGCTGGGGCTGTCGCTGCTGTCCGCGCTGTTTGTGGTGTATCTCGGGCTGCGCCGGATTTTCGTCGGCCCGGAAGTGGCGGGCGTGTTCACATTGTTTGCCATTGTGTTTTTCCTGTTAGGCGTGGTGCTGTTCGGCATTGGTCTGCTGGGCGAATACACCGGGCGCATTTACCAGCAGGTGCGGCAACGCCCGCGTTATTTGATAGAGGCCGTGCTGGAGCAGCCCGGAGCCGGTCAGCCGTGA
- a CDS encoding glutamine--tRNA ligase/YqeY domain fusion protein: MSEPAEKIPASNFIRNIIADDIASNKWGGRVATRFPPEPNGYLHYGHAKSICLNFGLARDYGGVCHLRFDDTNPEKEEQEYVDAILDAVRWLGFDWGEHQYFASDYFARLYTFAEYLIEQGRAYVDSLSAEEMRALRGSHIEPGENSPYRERGVAENLDLFRRMKAGEFADGAHVLRAKIDMASPNFNLRDPVLYRIRHAEHHRTGNEWCIYPLYDYTHCVSDALEHITHSICTLEFEDHRPLYDWVLDQLQPLIGWHPQQIEFSRLNLSYVVLSKRKLIDLVEGAHVDGWDDPRMPTLVGARRRGFTAAGFRLFTDRIGVSKADSWIDMSVLEDCMREDLNLRAQRRIAVLNPLRLVIDNYPAGQTEDCFAPNHPLQPELGKRAVPLSRELWIEREDFMETPSRGYFRLFPGNRVRLRYGYVVECSGCDKDTDGNITAVHCTYLPDTKSGTPGSDSVKVKGNIHWVSAAHAYQAEVRLYDRLFAVAHPGAGDRDYRLDLNPDSKTVISACLEPALRDALAEDSFQFERHGYFVADRVDSQPGKPVFNRTVTLKDSWGKQG, from the coding sequence ATGTCCGAACCTGCCGAAAAAATTCCCGCGTCCAATTTCATCCGCAACATTATTGCCGACGACATCGCCAGCAACAAATGGGGCGGCCGCGTCGCCACGCGTTTTCCGCCCGAGCCGAACGGCTATCTGCACTACGGCCACGCCAAATCCATCTGCCTGAATTTCGGTCTGGCGCGGGATTACGGCGGGGTGTGCCACCTGCGCTTCGACGACACCAACCCGGAAAAAGAGGAGCAGGAGTATGTGGACGCCATCCTCGATGCGGTGCGCTGGCTGGGTTTCGACTGGGGCGAGCATCAATATTTCGCCTCGGATTATTTCGCCAGGCTGTATACCTTTGCCGAATATCTGATCGAGCAGGGCCGCGCCTATGTGGACAGCCTGAGCGCGGAGGAAATGCGCGCCCTGCGCGGCAGCCACATCGAGCCGGGCGAGAACAGCCCCTACCGCGAACGTGGCGTGGCGGAAAATCTCGACCTGTTCCGGCGCATGAAAGCAGGCGAATTCGCCGACGGCGCGCATGTGCTGCGCGCCAAAATCGACATGGCCTCGCCCAATTTCAACCTGCGCGACCCGGTGCTCTACCGCATCCGCCACGCCGAACATCACCGTACCGGCAACGAATGGTGCATCTACCCGCTGTACGACTACACCCACTGCGTGTCCGACGCACTCGAGCATATCACCCACTCCATCTGCACGCTGGAATTCGAGGATCACCGCCCGCTCTACGACTGGGTGCTCGATCAGCTGCAACCGCTGATCGGCTGGCATCCGCAGCAGATCGAGTTCTCGCGCCTCAACCTCAGCTATGTGGTGCTGTCCAAGCGCAAGCTGATCGATCTGGTGGAGGGTGCTCATGTCGATGGCTGGGATGACCCGCGCATGCCGACCCTGGTGGGCGCGCGCCGGCGCGGCTTCACCGCAGCGGGTTTCCGCCTGTTCACCGACCGCATCGGCGTGTCCAAGGCGGATTCGTGGATCGACATGAGCGTGCTGGAAGACTGCATGCGCGAAGACTTGAATCTGCGCGCGCAACGCCGCATCGCGGTGCTCAATCCGCTCAGGCTGGTGATCGATAACTACCCGGCAGGGCAGACAGAAGACTGCTTCGCCCCCAACCACCCGCTGCAACCGGAACTCGGCAAGCGCGCCGTGCCGTTGTCGCGCGAATTGTGGATCGAGCGCGAGGATTTCATGGAAACGCCGTCCAGGGGCTATTTCCGCCTGTTCCCCGGCAACCGGGTGCGGCTGCGCTACGGCTATGTGGTGGAATGCAGCGGTTGCGACAAGGACACCGACGGCAACATCACTGCAGTGCACTGCACCTATCTGCCGGATACCAAATCCGGCACGCCGGGTTCGGACAGCGTCAAGGTCAAGGGCAATATTCACTGGGTATCCGCCGCCCACGCCTATCAGGCCGAAGTACGCCTGTATGACCGTCTGTTCGCCGTCGCCCACCCCGGCGCGGGGGACAGGGATTACAGGCTCGATCTCAACCCGGATTCCAAAACAGTGATTAGCGCCTGTCTGGAACCGGCGCTCCGGGATGCGTTAGCCGAGGACAGCTTCCAGTTCGAGCGCCACGGTTATTTCGTCGCAGACCGGGTGGACAGCCAGCCGGGCAAGCCGGTGTTCAACCGCACGGTGACGCTGAAGGATTCGTGGGGGAAGCAAGGGTAA
- a CDS encoding bifunctional UDP-4-keto-pentose/UDP-xylose synthase — protein MKKILILGVNGFIGHHLSKRILETTDWEIYGMDMMRDRVTEFAGNPRFHFFEGDITINKEWIEYHVKKCDVVLPLVAIATPATYVTDPLKVFELDFEANLPIVRQCVKYGKRVLFPSTSEVYGMSTDAEFDPENSALVLGPINKPRWIYSCSKQLMDRVIWAYGMQGALDFTLFRPFNWIGAGLDSIHTPKEGSSRVITQFLGHIVRGEDIKLVDGGNQKRAFTYVADGISALMKIIENKDGVASGQIYNIGNPVNNYSVKELATMMLELAKSYPEYRDNAAKVKMVETTSAAYYGKGYQDVQNRVPKIENTMKDLGWKPEYTMEQALKHVFDAYKDQVAAARDLVN, from the coding sequence ATGAAAAAAATCCTCATCCTCGGCGTCAACGGTTTCATCGGCCACCACCTGTCCAAGCGCATCCTGGAAACCACCGACTGGGAAATCTACGGCATGGACATGATGCGCGACCGCGTCACCGAGTTTGCCGGCAACCCGCGCTTCCACTTCTTCGAGGGCGACATCACCATCAACAAGGAGTGGATCGAATACCACGTCAAGAAGTGCGACGTGGTGCTGCCGCTGGTCGCCATCGCCACCCCGGCCACCTACGTCACCGACCCGCTCAAGGTGTTCGAGCTGGATTTCGAGGCCAATCTGCCCATCGTCCGCCAGTGCGTCAAATACGGCAAACGCGTGCTGTTCCCGTCCACCTCCGAAGTCTACGGCATGAGCACCGACGCCGAGTTCGACCCGGAAAATTCCGCGCTGGTACTCGGCCCGATCAACAAGCCGCGCTGGATTTACTCGTGCTCCAAGCAGCTCATGGATCGCGTCATCTGGGCCTACGGCATGCAGGGCGCGCTCGACTTCACCCTGTTCCGCCCGTTCAACTGGATCGGCGCCGGGCTGGACAGCATCCACACCCCCAAGGAAGGCAGCTCGCGCGTCATCACCCAGTTTCTCGGCCACATCGTGCGCGGCGAAGACATCAAGCTGGTGGACGGCGGCAACCAGAAACGCGCGTTTACCTACGTTGCCGACGGCATTTCCGCGCTGATGAAAATCATCGAAAACAAGGACGGTGTCGCTAGCGGCCAGATCTACAACATCGGCAACCCGGTCAACAATTACTCGGTCAAGGAACTGGCGACCATGATGCTGGAACTGGCCAAATCCTATCCCGAATACCGGGACAACGCAGCCAAGGTGAAGATGGTGGAAACCACTTCGGCCGCCTACTACGGCAAAGGCTACCAGGACGTGCAGAACCGCGTGCCGAAAATCGAAAACACCATGAAAGACCTGGGCTGGAAACCTGAATACACCATGGAGCAGGCACTGAAACATGTGTTTGATGCGTACAAGGATCAGGTGGCAGCGGCACGGGATCTGGTGAATTAA
- a CDS encoding DegT/DnrJ/EryC1/StrS family aminotransferase — translation MDFLPFTRPSLDEQTIAEVSDVLRSGWITSGPKVQAFEAQLATLMGGRVVRSLNSGTAALEIALRLIDIQPGDEVITTPLSWVATANVIVLAGATPVFVDIDPVTRNIDLDLIEAAITARTRAIIAVDLAGLPVDRDRLYAIANQHQLRVIEDAAQSFGASWGGRAIGSFGDLVAFSFHANKNITTGEGGCLVLPDASLTGLCEKLRLQGVVRLPDGSMEVDVAGGKFNLTDIAAAIGLGQLRHLDGFTARRRELARHYFAHFDRSLGCELPPENFTDSNWHMFQVVLPLERMGITRGEFIARMKAHNMGIGVHYPPIHLFQLYRNLGFGAGRFPHAERVGAGIATLPLFPAMSEADVERVCGACAEVLSEVVQ, via the coding sequence ATGGATTTCTTACCTTTCACGCGCCCGTCACTGGACGAGCAAACCATCGCCGAAGTCAGCGACGTACTGCGCTCTGGCTGGATTACCAGCGGGCCCAAGGTGCAGGCATTCGAGGCGCAGCTCGCCACCCTGATGGGCGGACGCGTGGTGCGCAGCCTCAATTCGGGTACCGCCGCACTGGAGATTGCCTTGCGCCTGATCGACATCCAGCCCGGCGACGAAGTCATCACCACGCCGCTGTCGTGGGTGGCAACTGCCAACGTAATTGTGCTGGCGGGGGCGACGCCGGTGTTTGTGGACATTGACCCGGTCACGCGCAATATTGACCTTGACCTGATTGAAGCCGCGATCACCGCGCGCACCCGCGCCATCATCGCGGTGGATCTGGCCGGGCTGCCGGTGGATCGCGACCGCCTCTACGCCATCGCCAACCAGCACCAGTTGCGCGTCATCGAAGACGCCGCACAGTCGTTCGGCGCCAGCTGGGGCGGGCGGGCCATCGGCAGTTTTGGCGACCTGGTGGCCTTCAGTTTCCATGCCAACAAGAACATCACCACCGGCGAAGGCGGCTGCCTGGTGCTGCCCGACGCCAGCCTCACCGGCCTGTGTGAAAAACTGCGCCTGCAAGGTGTGGTGCGCCTGCCCGATGGCAGCATGGAAGTGGACGTGGCTGGCGGCAAATTCAACCTCACCGATATCGCTGCCGCCATCGGTCTCGGCCAGCTGCGCCACCTGGATGGATTCACCGCACGCCGGCGCGAACTGGCGCGGCATTATTTCGCGCACTTCGACCGCAGCCTCGGTTGCGAGCTGCCGCCGGAAAATTTCACCGATTCCAACTGGCATATGTTCCAGGTGGTGCTGCCGCTGGAGCGCATGGGCATCACACGCGGCGAATTCATCGCGCGCATGAAGGCGCACAATATGGGTATTGGCGTGCACTATCCCCCCATTCACCTGTTCCAGCTGTACCGCAACCTCGGTTTTGGCGCAGGCCGGTTCCCGCATGCCGAGCGCGTGGGCGCAGGCATCGCCACGCTGCCATTGTTTCCGGCCATGTCTGAAGCCGATGTCGAACGGGTGTGCGGCGCCTGTGCCGAGGTGTTGAGCGAGGTGGTGCAATGA
- a CDS encoding peroxiredoxin, with protein sequence MAVLVGKAAPDFTATAVFGDNEIKDITFSEFTKGKYVVLFFYPLDFTFVCPSELIAFDNRLEEFNQRGVQVIGASIDSEYTHLAWKNTPVNKGGIGQVKYPLLADIKHEICRAYDVELNGGVALRGSFLIDRAGIVRHQVVNDLPLGRDVDEMLRMIDALQFTEEHGEVCPAGWQKGKAGMGASPEGVARYLAEHGEKL encoded by the coding sequence ATGGCAGTTCTCGTCGGCAAAGCCGCACCCGATTTCACCGCAACCGCCGTATTCGGCGACAACGAAATCAAGGACATCACCTTTTCCGAATTCACCAAGGGAAAATATGTCGTGCTGTTTTTCTACCCGCTCGACTTCACCTTCGTGTGCCCGTCCGAACTGATCGCCTTCGATAACCGCCTGGAAGAATTCAACCAGCGCGGCGTGCAAGTCATCGGCGCGTCGATTGATTCCGAATACACCCACCTGGCGTGGAAAAACACCCCGGTCAATAAAGGCGGCATCGGCCAGGTGAAATATCCGCTGCTGGCCGACATCAAACACGAGATTTGCCGCGCTTACGATGTGGAGCTGAACGGCGGTGTGGCGCTGCGCGGGTCGTTTCTGATCGACCGCGCCGGCATCGTGCGTCACCAGGTGGTGAACGACCTGCCGCTGGGGCGCGACGTGGACGAAATGCTGCGCATGATCGACGCGCTGCAATTCACCGAAGAGCACGGCGAAGTGTGCCCGGCAGGCTGGCAAAAGGGCAAGGCCGGCATGGGCGCCTCGCCGGAAGGGGTGGCCAGGTATCTGGCTGAACATGGCGAAAAACTGTAA
- a CDS encoding ArnT family glycosyltransferase, whose protein sequence is MNTAHPPLSRAWLWLLLIIAAFTWFVPLDYNALVRPDEGRYAEIPREMVSSGDWNTPRLNGIKYFEKPALQYWATAAAYTLFGEHNWTARLWSALTGFLGILLVYFTGMRLFGREAGLMAALVLGSSFLYVMLGHINILDMGVSFFMGLTLAAMLLAQRDGVSAQETRGWMYVCWAGMGLSMLSKGLIGVALPGAVLVLYTLIQRDWALWKRLHLGAGLLIFLAIAAPWFITVSIDNPEFPWFFFVHEHFMRFLTTIHGRVHPWYTFIPVVMLGILPWLLPMFDGLWRAWRSEAPTRGQFAPRRMLLIWVVFIFLFFSKSDSKLVPYILPIFPALALLIGDRLSRIPGRTLFWQLIIMLPIAVAALVSAPLAVRAGSAEVPASLYASFVPWIQAAAASWLAGTLLALWFSHHHRVRPAVISLALAGLLAGQLTFMGYNALAPASSAYNIAQQIKPYLRPGVPFYSVGMYEQTLPPYIERTVTLVAHTDEMAFGLEQEPKKWIPTVEAWKKIWMQQPYALAVMSPSTYDQFVQERLPMRLIARDTRRAVVTTP, encoded by the coding sequence TTGAACACTGCTCATCCCCCTTTGTCGCGCGCCTGGCTCTGGTTGCTGCTGATCATTGCGGCGTTCACCTGGTTCGTTCCCCTCGATTACAACGCCCTGGTCCGACCCGATGAGGGCCGCTATGCGGAAATTCCGCGCGAGATGGTGTCCAGCGGCGACTGGAACACACCCCGGCTGAACGGAATCAAGTATTTCGAGAAGCCCGCCCTGCAATACTGGGCCACCGCGGCGGCTTACACGCTGTTCGGCGAACACAACTGGACCGCCCGGTTATGGTCGGCGCTGACCGGTTTTCTCGGCATCCTGCTGGTGTATTTCACCGGCATGCGCCTGTTCGGGCGCGAAGCGGGACTGATGGCCGCCCTGGTGCTGGGTAGCAGCTTTCTCTATGTGATGTTGGGGCATATCAATATCCTCGACATGGGCGTCAGCTTTTTCATGGGCTTGACCCTGGCCGCAATGCTGCTGGCACAGCGCGACGGGGTGAGCGCGCAGGAAACTCGCGGGTGGATGTATGTTTGCTGGGCCGGCATGGGCCTGTCCATGCTCAGCAAAGGACTGATCGGCGTGGCTTTGCCGGGCGCGGTGCTGGTGTTGTATACCCTGATCCAGCGCGACTGGGCGTTGTGGAAGCGTTTGCATCTGGGCGCGGGTTTGCTGATTTTCCTGGCCATCGCAGCGCCCTGGTTCATCACGGTGTCCATCGATAACCCGGAGTTCCCGTGGTTCTTCTTTGTGCACGAGCATTTCATGCGCTTTCTGACCACGATTCATGGTCGGGTGCATCCCTGGTATACCTTTATCCCGGTGGTGATGCTGGGCATCCTGCCCTGGCTGCTGCCCATGTTCGACGGCCTCTGGCGTGCCTGGCGCAGCGAGGCGCCCACGCGCGGCCAGTTTGCGCCGCGCCGCATGCTGCTGATCTGGGTGGTGTTCATCTTCCTGTTCTTTTCCAAGTCCGATTCCAAGCTGGTTCCGTATATCCTGCCGATCTTCCCGGCGCTGGCGCTGCTGATCGGTGATCGGCTCAGCCGGATACCCGGCAGGACGCTGTTTTGGCAGCTCATCATCATGCTGCCGATTGCCGTGGCCGCATTGGTGTCTGCACCATTGGCGGTGCGTGCAGGCAGCGCCGAGGTGCCGGCCAGCCTGTATGCCAGTTTTGTACCCTGGATCCAGGCGGCGGCGGCCAGCTGGCTGGCAGGCACGCTGCTGGCACTGTGGTTCTCGCATCACCACAGGGTACGCCCGGCGGTCATTTCCTTGGCGCTGGCCGGATTGCTGGCTGGGCAATTGACGTTCATGGGCTATAACGCACTCGCGCCAGCCAGTTCGGCCTACAATATCGCCCAGCAAATCAAGCCTTACCTCAGGCCGGGTGTGCCGTTTTACAGCGTGGGGATGTACGAGCAAACGCTGCCGCCGTACATCGAGCGCACAGTAACGCTGGTGGCACACACGGATGAAATGGCATTCGGGCTGGAACAGGAACCCAAAAAATGGATACCGACCGTAGAAGCATGGAAAAAAATCTGGATGCAACAGCCTTACGCGCTGGCGGTGATGTCGCCGTCAACTTATGACCAGTTCGTTCAGGAAAGGCTGCCCATGCGTTTGATTGCACGCGATACACGCCGCGCAGTGGTGACCACACCATGA
- the hemN gene encoding oxygen-independent coproporphyrinogen III oxidase — MQASFALLEKYSKPGPRYTSYPTAPYFSAAFSETGWRAELVRSQASGRDLSLYVHIPFCDSLCYYCGCNMVATQDYTKATAYLEVLFDEIERSAQVAGGGRVVRQIHWGGGTPTYLKPADILRLAHHLRSHFRVDDGAEVGCEVDPRELSRGHVGALKQAGFNRISLGVQDLDERVQRAVNRLQPLALIRQVYGWMRSAGFNSINMDLMVGLPHQTVAGFNATLDEILAMSPDRLAVFGYAHVPWLKKHQKLIQEPDLPDFATRLSLQELIQRRLSEAGYVYIGMDHFARHDDELVRAQQQKTLWRNFQGYTTHRDCDILAFGASAISQTDAVYAQNFKRLADYHASMAQGGLPIERGLRISHDDKIRRDAITRIMCDLELDKAAFAHAWGLDFDTYFAQSLTELQTLCADGLVEITPDRVRVTETGRIFLRNIAMAFDAYLQQTQGAAPRYSRTV, encoded by the coding sequence ATGCAGGCATCCTTTGCACTTCTGGAAAAATACAGCAAGCCCGGCCCGCGCTATACGTCCTATCCTACCGCGCCCTACTTCAGCGCGGCCTTCAGCGAAACCGGCTGGCGCGCTGAATTGGTGCGCTCCCAGGCCAGCGGACGCGATCTCTCGCTGTATGTGCATATCCCGTTCTGCGACAGCCTGTGCTACTACTGCGGCTGCAACATGGTGGCGACACAGGATTACACCAAGGCGACGGCCTATCTTGAGGTGTTGTTCGACGAAATCGAACGCAGCGCCCAGGTAGCCGGTGGCGGACGCGTGGTACGCCAGATCCACTGGGGGGGCGGCACGCCCACCTACCTCAAGCCCGCCGATATCCTGCGTCTGGCACACCATCTGCGCAGCCATTTCCGGGTGGATGATGGCGCAGAGGTCGGCTGTGAAGTTGACCCGCGCGAGCTCTCCCGCGGGCACGTAGGGGCCCTCAAACAGGCGGGCTTCAATCGCATCAGCCTGGGGGTGCAAGACCTCGACGAGCGCGTGCAGCGCGCGGTGAACCGGCTGCAACCGCTGGCGCTGATCCGGCAGGTGTATGGCTGGATGCGCAGCGCGGGGTTTAACAGCATCAACATGGATTTGATGGTGGGATTGCCGCACCAGACCGTGGCCGGCTTCAACGCCACGCTGGATGAAATCCTCGCCATGTCTCCCGACCGGCTGGCGGTATTTGGCTATGCGCATGTGCCCTGGCTCAAAAAACACCAGAAGCTCATTCAGGAGCCGGACCTGCCTGATTTCGCCACCCGTCTCAGTCTGCAGGAGCTGATCCAGCGCCGTCTGTCCGAAGCGGGTTATGTGTATATCGGCATGGACCATTTTGCCAGGCACGACGATGAACTGGTGCGCGCCCAGCAGCAGAAAACGCTGTGGCGTAACTTTCAGGGCTACACCACCCACCGCGACTGCGACATCCTGGCATTCGGCGCCTCGGCCATCAGCCAGACCGACGCGGTTTACGCGCAGAATTTCAAGCGCCTGGCGGACTATCACGCCAGCATGGCGCAAGGCGGGCTACCCATCGAGCGCGGACTGCGCATCAGCCACGACGACAAGATTCGCCGCGATGCCATCACCCGCATCATGTGCGACCTGGAACTGGACAAGGCTGCGTTCGCACACGCATGGGGGCTGGATTTCGACACCTACTTTGCGCAGAGTCTGACAGAACTGCAGACGCTGTGCGCCGACGGGCTGGTGGAGATCACCCCGGATAGGGTGCGCGTTACCGAAACCGGGCGGATTTTTCTGCGCAATATCGCCATGGCGTTCGACGCTTATCTGCAACAGACGCAGGGCGCCGCACCGCGCTATTCACGTACCGTGTAG
- a CDS encoding AI-2E family transporter, which produces MDDALTSRPSACEIAAWLATAAALLFVLVFHLLPALLAGLLVFELVHLISPWIARHLPGQRAKVIAVALLSFTVVSLLILACVGLIAFFRSDSGSLPMLFAKMAQIIEDSRKLLPGWVIERLPADAEAFKQTAAEWLRTHAAALQLAGKEAGRLTAHILVGMIIGGLVALREVVAIEDYKPFARALSERISRLGLAFRRIVFAQVRIAAINATFTAIYLVLILPLAGIHLPLTKTMIAVTFIAGLLPVIGNLISNTIIVVVSLSQSLAVAIGSLTFLIFIHKLEYFLNARIVGSQIRARAWELLAAMLLMEAAFGLAGLVAAPIYYAYLKDELMARGLV; this is translated from the coding sequence ATGGATGATGCCCTGACCTCACGTCCCTCTGCCTGTGAAATAGCCGCCTGGCTGGCGACGGCGGCTGCGCTGCTGTTTGTATTGGTGTTCCACTTGCTGCCTGCGCTGCTCGCCGGGCTGCTGGTATTCGAGTTGGTGCACCTGATCTCGCCATGGATTGCACGCCACTTGCCGGGCCAGCGTGCCAAGGTGATTGCGGTGGCGTTGCTGTCCTTTACCGTGGTGAGCCTGTTGATTCTGGCATGCGTGGGACTCATCGCCTTTTTCCGTTCCGACTCCGGCAGCCTGCCCATGCTGTTTGCCAAAATGGCGCAGATCATTGAGGATTCGCGCAAGCTCCTGCCCGGCTGGGTGATTGAACGGTTGCCAGCGGATGCCGAAGCATTCAAGCAAACAGCCGCAGAGTGGCTGCGTACTCATGCCGCCGCATTGCAGCTAGCGGGGAAAGAGGCCGGGCGGCTGACCGCGCATATCCTGGTGGGGATGATTATAGGCGGCCTGGTGGCGCTGCGCGAAGTGGTCGCGATAGAGGATTACAAACCGTTTGCGCGTGCGCTGTCAGAGCGTATCAGCCGGCTCGGGTTGGCGTTCCGCCGCATCGTGTTCGCCCAGGTGCGCATTGCCGCGATTAACGCAACGTTTACGGCGATTTATCTGGTGTTGATTTTGCCATTGGCAGGCATCCACCTGCCGCTGACCAAAACCATGATTGCAGTCACCTTCATCGCCGGACTGCTGCCGGTAATCGGCAATCTGATTTCCAATACCATCATCGTCGTGGTGAGCCTGAGTCAGTCGCTGGCAGTGGCAATTGGCTCTCTGACCTTCCTGATTTTCATCCACAAGCTGGAATATTTTCTCAACGCGCGCATTGTCGGCAGCCAGATCCGCGCCCGCGCCTGGGAACTGCTGGCAGCCATGTTACTGATGGAAGCGGCTTTCGGGCTGGCCGGCCTGGTGGCGGCACCGATTTATTACGCTTATCTGAAAGACGAGCTGATGGCACGCGGACTGGTTTAG